A single region of the Streptomyces sp. NBC_00425 genome encodes:
- a CDS encoding dolichyl-phosphate beta-glucosyltransferase, with protein MSRADAPAVQAPTAPSTAPAVALSVVVPAYNEERRLGPTLDAVSRHLDAPGSHWGSWEIVVADDGSTDATRELVTVRRDPRIRLVTGSGTGRRGKGHALRIGVAASRGRRVLVTDADLATPVEELARLEKALTDGHAAAIGSRAVPGATLGSRQHRIRELLGTAGNLLIRRTTLPGTHDTQCGFKLFDGDKARTAFAASRLDGWAIDVEVLRHFRQADWPVAEVPVHWSHQPGSKVRPADYLRFLRDLVRLRLPAPRPADVLAAVLFLALAVTLFSGRFFDPAHRLLTDSLQDQNQWEWFFAVTADNVAHLRNPLFTDLQGFPGGVNLMANTTMPGLSVPLTPVTLLFGPAVTLSLVMTLGLAATAVAWYRLILRRLVTQRAAAFAGAALAAFAPPMVSHANAHPNFVVLFMIPPIIERALRLTTGERTVRDAVVLGLMAAYQFFLGQESLLLAALGMLLFAVAYGAVRPDVARTAARPLLNGLAIAAAVCLPLVLYPLAWQFSGPQSYTSIDHGSAPGVANSLRALVSFAGRSLIAGDAGRADALSLNPTEQNAFYGWPLVLLAFAITALLWRRPAVKALACTAVAAAVLSLGPRIAVPLTGVTVPGPWAPLAGLPLFESVIESRVALVCAPALGMLLALAVERLARARRLGTQYAGLLAVCVALLPLVPAPLRSEPRAETPAFFADGVWKAYVRPGETLVPVPLAEPEDAEALHWQTASGLGFRMPGGYFNGPYGEGDRTGVYGVPLRFTASLLRDVRQTGVVPVVDAQARAEAREDLAHWRAGALVLAPRRHADRLRETVDELVGRPGRRVAGVWVWDLHEGS; from the coding sequence ATGAGCCGGGCGGACGCCCCTGCCGTGCAAGCCCCCACCGCGCCGTCGACCGCCCCGGCCGTCGCGCTGTCCGTCGTCGTCCCCGCCTACAACGAGGAGCGACGGCTCGGCCCCACCCTGGACGCGGTCAGCCGCCACCTGGACGCCCCCGGGAGCCACTGGGGCAGCTGGGAGATCGTGGTCGCCGACGACGGCTCCACCGACGCCACCCGCGAACTCGTCACCGTCCGCCGCGACCCACGCATCCGGCTCGTCACCGGCTCCGGCACGGGCCGCCGGGGCAAGGGCCACGCCCTGCGCATCGGCGTCGCCGCCAGCCGGGGCCGCCGGGTACTGGTCACGGACGCCGACCTCGCCACCCCCGTCGAGGAGTTGGCGCGACTGGAGAAGGCGCTCACCGACGGACACGCGGCGGCGATCGGCTCGCGGGCCGTCCCCGGCGCGACCCTCGGCAGCCGCCAGCACCGGATCCGCGAACTCCTCGGCACGGCCGGCAACCTGCTCATACGCCGGACGACGCTGCCCGGGACCCACGACACCCAGTGCGGGTTCAAGCTCTTCGACGGCGACAAGGCCCGCACCGCCTTCGCCGCCTCCCGCCTCGACGGCTGGGCCATCGACGTGGAGGTGCTGCGCCACTTCCGGCAGGCGGACTGGCCGGTCGCCGAGGTGCCCGTGCACTGGTCGCACCAGCCCGGCTCGAAGGTCCGCCCGGCGGACTACCTCCGCTTCCTGCGCGACCTCGTCCGGCTGCGCCTCCCCGCGCCGAGACCCGCGGACGTCCTGGCCGCCGTCCTCTTCCTCGCGCTGGCCGTCACGCTCTTCTCCGGCCGCTTCTTCGACCCGGCGCACCGCCTGCTCACCGACTCCCTCCAGGACCAGAACCAGTGGGAGTGGTTCTTCGCGGTGACCGCCGACAACGTCGCCCACCTGCGCAACCCCCTCTTCACCGACCTCCAGGGCTTCCCCGGCGGCGTGAACCTGATGGCCAACACGACGATGCCGGGCCTGTCGGTGCCGCTCACACCCGTGACCCTGCTGTTCGGGCCCGCGGTCACGCTCAGCCTGGTGATGACGCTCGGCCTGGCCGCCACCGCCGTCGCCTGGTACCGGCTGATCCTGCGGCGGCTCGTGACGCAGCGGGCGGCCGCCTTCGCCGGAGCCGCGCTGGCCGCGTTCGCCCCGCCGATGGTCAGCCACGCCAACGCCCATCCGAACTTCGTCGTGCTCTTCATGATCCCGCCGATCATCGAGCGCGCCCTGCGGCTGACGACCGGGGAACGGACCGTCCGCGACGCGGTCGTCCTCGGCCTGATGGCGGCCTACCAGTTCTTCCTGGGCCAGGAGTCGCTGCTGCTCGCCGCCCTGGGCATGCTCCTGTTCGCCGTGGCCTACGGCGCCGTCCGCCCCGACGTGGCCCGCACGGCGGCCCGCCCGCTGCTGAACGGTCTCGCGATCGCCGCAGCCGTCTGCCTGCCCCTCGTCCTCTATCCGCTGGCCTGGCAGTTCTCCGGGCCGCAGAGCTACACGAGCATCGACCACGGCTCCGCGCCCGGAGTCGCCAACTCCCTGCGCGCGCTCGTCTCGTTCGCCGGGCGCTCGCTGATCGCGGGCGACGCCGGCCGGGCCGACGCGCTCTCCCTCAACCCCACCGAGCAGAACGCCTTCTACGGCTGGCCGCTGGTCCTGCTCGCGTTCGCGATCACCGCTCTGCTCTGGCGACGGCCCGCGGTCAAGGCGCTGGCCTGCACGGCGGTGGCCGCGGCGGTGCTGTCCCTCGGCCCGCGCATCGCGGTGCCCCTCACCGGCGTCACCGTGCCCGGCCCCTGGGCCCCGCTGGCCGGCCTCCCGCTCTTCGAGTCGGTCATCGAGAGCCGGGTCGCGCTGGTCTGCGCCCCGGCGCTCGGCATGCTGCTCGCCCTGGCGGTCGAGCGGCTGGCCCGAGCCCGCCGGCTCGGCACGCAGTACGCGGGGCTGCTCGCCGTCTGTGTCGCGCTGCTCCCCCTCGTCCCCGCGCCGCTGAGGTCCGAGCCGCGCGCCGAGACACCCGCGTTCTTCGCGGACGGCGTCTGGAAGGCGTACGTCCGGCCCGGCGAGACGCTGGTCCCGGTGCCGCTCGCCGAACCGGAGGACGCCGAGGCCCTGCACTGGCAGACGGCGTCCGGTCTCGGCTTCCGGATGCCCGGCGGCTACTTCAACGGCCCCTACGGAGAAGGCGACCGCACCGGCGTCTACGGCGTCCCGCTGCGCTTCAC